The proteins below come from a single Desulfomicrobium escambiense DSM 10707 genomic window:
- a CDS encoding molybdate ABC transporter permease subunit, with protein MLESLTDPRTIGPLLLTMKVLAIAGGALLPCGVLLAWYLSGKPSPARTVVDFLVAVPLVFPPIATGFILLMLLGRQGPLAAVMPVDVVFAFPGLVLASMVSGLPLLVKPVEAALRTQGKRLSEVAAVLGKTPWQTFRLVLLPAVRRPVLAGWLLALCRSMGEVGVTLMLGGNIIGRTNTLSLEIYNCVFTGELDRAMALCAIIATVSGGMLFTLKRLSAI; from the coding sequence ATGCTGGAGTCGCTGACCGACCCAAGGACCATCGGTCCGTTGCTCCTGACCATGAAAGTCCTGGCCATCGCCGGGGGCGCCCTGCTGCCGTGCGGGGTGCTCCTGGCCTGGTACCTGAGCGGCAAACCGTCGCCCGCCCGGACCGTAGTCGATTTCCTCGTGGCCGTGCCGCTGGTCTTCCCGCCCATCGCCACGGGCTTCATCCTGCTCATGCTGCTGGGACGGCAAGGGCCTCTGGCGGCCGTCATGCCCGTGGACGTCGTCTTCGCCTTTCCGGGTCTGGTCCTGGCGTCCATGGTTTCGGGGCTGCCCCTGCTGGTCAAGCCCGTGGAGGCGGCCCTGCGCACCCAAGGCAAGCGCCTGTCCGAAGTGGCGGCCGTGCTCGGCAAGACGCCCTGGCAGACTTTCCGGCTGGTCCTGCTGCCCGCGGTCCGCAGGCCGGTGCTGGCCGGGTGGCTCCTGGCCCTGTGCCGGTCCATGGGCGAGGTCGGCGTGACCCTCATGCTCGGCGGCAACATCATCGGCCGAACCAACACCCTGTCCCTGGAAATCTACAACTGCGTCTTCACCGGAGAACTCGACCGCGCCATGGCCCTGTGCGCCATCATCGCCACGGTCTCCGGCGGGATGCTCTTCACGCTCAAACGGCTATCCGCCATCTAA
- a CDS encoding 4Fe-4S dicluster domain-containing protein, whose product MAKSIFIDTTRCTACRGCQVACKQWHGHEAVPTKQTGTHQNPPDLTPFNNKLVRFSEKKIDGRVYWLFFPDQCRHCLQPACKATADGYVDGAIVIDEPTGIVVCTEKTKELTKEQCDEIISSCPYNIPRRNDATGMLSKCDMCIDRVHAGLIPMCVKTCCTGAMNFGEREDMLKLAKERLDKVKAESPQAALETVIVCDSGNACELLDAEDLGVIYLVSMPREMYHQYARREMKPLNRADFLATLTRPMRSILG is encoded by the coding sequence ATGGCGAAAAGCATATTCATCGATACCACCCGCTGCACGGCCTGCCGTGGATGTCAGGTGGCGTGCAAGCAGTGGCACGGCCATGAGGCGGTGCCCACCAAGCAGACCGGCACCCATCAGAATCCGCCGGATCTGACCCCCTTCAACAACAAGCTCGTCCGCTTCTCCGAAAAGAAGATCGACGGACGCGTCTACTGGCTCTTCTTCCCGGACCAGTGCCGCCATTGCCTGCAGCCCGCCTGCAAGGCCACGGCCGACGGGTATGTGGACGGCGCCATCGTCATCGACGAGCCCACGGGCATCGTCGTCTGCACGGAAAAGACCAAAGAACTGACCAAGGAACAGTGCGACGAGATCATCTCGTCCTGCCCGTACAACATCCCGCGCCGCAACGACGCCACGGGCATGCTGAGCAAGTGCGACATGTGCATCGATCGCGTTCACGCCGGACTCATCCCCATGTGCGTCAAGACCTGCTGCACCGGGGCAATGAACTTCGGCGAACGCGAGGACATGCTGAAGCTCGCCAAGGAGCGCCTGGACAAGGTCAAGGCAGAGAGCCCCCAGGCCGCCCTCGAGACGGTCATCGTCTGCGACTCCGGCAATGCCTGCGAACTGCTCGACGCCGAAGATCTTGGCGTCATCTACCTCGTGAGCATGCCCCGCGAAATGTACCATCAGTACGCGCGGCGTGAAATGAAACCCCTGAACCGGGCCGACTTCCTGGCCACCCTGACCCGGCCGATGCGCAGCATCCTGGGTTGA
- a CDS encoding formate dehydrogenase accessory protein FdhE translates to MKPALQDADRNHEPFREIIDRFGLLIGRQAETRSGLDSVDLGAFAPNEERFVNGEPLVTFLDLDLLQDSFRQAAARVWPVMGVVFPSLAESLTLLARKLEDVPILTSQCLQAVALGDSEALDSAAARVGVTPDFLFMALGVAYAPCIGAHRQALASKAPVELWRKAYCPVCGSDPDLAVLENHPDPSEFLVSKSGEMWHHCPVCAQRWRFVRLVCPGCGNQEHESLTRFGLEGSPREYIYACEKCRQYLPCLDLIAQASGIDFDLASLKSIHLDAAAQARGYVPLSPAPWAALGFAEDKAKAS, encoded by the coding sequence ATGAAACCCGCGCTGCAGGATGCCGACAGGAATCACGAACCCTTCCGCGAGATCATCGACCGCTTCGGGCTGCTCATCGGCAGGCAGGCCGAAACCCGCTCGGGTCTCGATTCCGTCGACCTCGGCGCTTTCGCGCCCAACGAGGAGCGCTTTGTGAACGGCGAGCCTCTCGTCACCTTCCTGGACCTCGATCTGCTCCAGGATTCCTTCAGGCAGGCCGCGGCACGCGTCTGGCCCGTCATGGGCGTCGTCTTCCCCAGCCTGGCCGAGAGCCTGACCCTTCTCGCGCGCAAGCTCGAAGATGTTCCGATCCTGACCTCCCAGTGCCTGCAGGCCGTGGCCCTCGGCGATTCCGAGGCCCTGGACTCGGCTGCGGCCCGGGTCGGCGTAACCCCCGATTTTCTGTTCATGGCACTCGGCGTGGCCTACGCCCCCTGCATCGGGGCCCACAGGCAGGCCCTGGCCTCCAAGGCCCCCGTCGAACTCTGGCGCAAGGCCTACTGCCCGGTCTGCGGCTCGGACCCGGACCTGGCCGTCTTGGAGAACCATCCGGACCCGTCCGAATTTCTCGTCTCCAAGAGCGGGGAAATGTGGCATCATTGCCCGGTCTGCGCGCAGCGCTGGCGATTCGTGCGCTTGGTCTGCCCTGGCTGCGGCAATCAGGAACACGAGAGCCTGACCCGTTTCGGCCTGGAAGGTTCCCCGCGGGAATACATCTACGCCTGTGAGAAGTGCCGCCAGTATCTTCCCTGCCTCGATCTCATCGCACAGGCCAGCGGCATCGATTTCGACCTGGCCTCCCTGAAGTCGATCCACCTCGACGCGGCTGCCCAGGCCAGGGGGTATGTGCCCCTTTCGCCCGCCCCGTGGGCGGCTCTCGGTTTTGCGGAGGACAAAGCCAAGGCGTCCTGA
- the fdnG gene encoding formate dehydrogenase-N subunit alpha: MATFSRRGFMKITGAGVAAMSLGQLGFDLKPAYAYAKALKIEGAKEVLTVCGFCSCGCEIIMHVKDGKIISSEGNADYPISEGALCPKGAAFYQMHVSDHRVLKPRYRAPGSAKWEEKDWDWMLDKIAHKIKETRDKDFVQKNDKGQTVNRWETYFQLGTSQMDNEECAVTHQMCRALGGVYIDHQARVUHAPTVPALAESFGRGAMTQHWIDIKNANAILIMGSNAAEHHPISFKWVLKAKDAGAQVIHVDPKFSRTSARSCHHVPLRSGTDIAFLGGMVKYILEKDLIQKDYVTEYTNASFIVGDDYKFEDGLFSGFDPKTKKYDQKKWAFAKDENGVSKRDKTLKDPRCVYQLLKKHYERYDLDKVSSITGVSKENLLKVYEAFSATGKPDKAGTMMYALGWTQHSVGVQNIRLGCMIQLLLGNIGVAGGGVNALRGEPNVQGSTDHALLWHIIPGYNNTPTTAWPTLEDYLKGNTPVTKDPKSVNWWQNRPKYMVSLLKGWFGDNATPENGFCYDLLPKLEPGVKYSSMFMFDRMYAGKMKGGVIFGHNPAMSFPNTHKVRAALQKLDWLVVGEAHDTETASFWRQPGLDSKKIKTEVFLMPSCQRGEKDGTTSNSGRWHQWHYKGYEPMGQSKSMGWMVVEIMKRVRALYEKDKGAFAEGILSHDWPKEYDAEEMAMRINGRFTKDVTIKDKTYKKGDQVPGFPLLQADGSTTSLNWLYCGGYPEAGKNLAKRRDHTQTPVQAKLGLYPNYTWAWPVNRRIIYNRASVDVNGKPFNPELPVIAWEDGKWVGDIPDGPAPPMAMEKGVYPFIMHTEGHGQLYGPGRVDGPFPEHYEPVETPVAKNPFSSQLSNPCVDLFESDKDLYTKPADPKYPIVLTTYSMTEHWCGGGDTRNTPYLLEAEPQLYVEMSHELAKEKGISNGDVVVVESIRGNVEAVAMVTVRITPFTVQGKTVHLIGMPFCFGWTTPGCGDATNRLLPSVGEPNVTIPEYKACLVNIRKADKVTELAR, translated from the coding sequence ATGGCTACGTTTTCACGGCGAGGGTTCATGAAAATCACCGGGGCGGGCGTTGCAGCCATGTCCCTGGGGCAACTGGGGTTCGATCTGAAGCCCGCCTACGCGTACGCGAAGGCCCTGAAGATCGAAGGGGCGAAGGAGGTCCTGACGGTCTGTGGCTTCTGCTCCTGCGGATGCGAGATCATCATGCACGTTAAGGACGGAAAGATTATCAGTTCCGAAGGCAATGCGGACTATCCCATCAGTGAAGGCGCCCTGTGCCCCAAAGGCGCGGCGTTCTACCAGATGCACGTCAGTGACCACCGCGTCCTGAAGCCCAGATACAGGGCTCCCGGCAGCGCCAAGTGGGAAGAGAAGGACTGGGACTGGATGCTCGACAAGATCGCGCACAAGATCAAGGAAACGCGCGACAAGGATTTCGTTCAGAAGAATGACAAGGGACAGACGGTGAACCGCTGGGAAACGTACTTCCAGCTGGGCACCTCCCAGATGGACAACGAGGAATGCGCCGTCACGCACCAGATGTGCAGGGCGTTGGGAGGCGTATACATCGACCATCAGGCCCGAGTCTGACACGCTCCGACTGTACCGGCTCTGGCAGAGTCGTTCGGACGCGGCGCGATGACCCAGCACTGGATCGACATCAAGAACGCCAATGCTATTCTGATCATGGGCAGCAATGCTGCCGAGCACCATCCCATTTCCTTTAAATGGGTGTTGAAGGCCAAGGACGCGGGGGCGCAGGTGATCCACGTGGATCCCAAGTTCTCGCGCACCTCGGCCCGCAGCTGTCATCACGTTCCGCTGCGCAGCGGAACCGACATCGCCTTCCTGGGCGGCATGGTGAAGTACATCCTGGAGAAGGACCTCATCCAGAAGGACTACGTCACCGAATACACCAACGCCTCCTTCATCGTCGGCGACGACTACAAGTTCGAAGACGGCCTCTTCTCGGGCTTCGATCCGAAAACGAAGAAATACGACCAGAAGAAGTGGGCCTTCGCCAAAGACGAAAACGGTGTGTCCAAGCGCGACAAGACCCTCAAGGACCCGCGCTGCGTATACCAGCTGCTGAAGAAGCACTACGAGCGCTACGATCTGGACAAGGTTTCCTCCATCACCGGTGTGTCCAAGGAAAACCTGCTCAAGGTCTATGAAGCCTTTTCGGCCACGGGCAAGCCCGACAAGGCCGGCACCATGATGTACGCCCTGGGCTGGACCCAGCACTCCGTCGGCGTGCAGAACATCCGCCTTGGCTGCATGATCCAGCTCCTGCTGGGCAACATCGGCGTGGCCGGCGGCGGCGTCAACGCCCTGCGCGGCGAGCCCAATGTCCAGGGCTCCACGGACCACGCCCTGCTGTGGCACATCATTCCTGGCTACAACAACACGCCGACGACGGCCTGGCCGACCCTGGAAGACTACCTGAAGGGCAACACCCCGGTCACCAAGGACCCGAAGAGCGTCAACTGGTGGCAGAACCGGCCCAAGTACATGGTCAGCCTGCTCAAGGGCTGGTTCGGCGACAACGCCACCCCCGAGAACGGTTTCTGCTACGACCTGCTGCCCAAGCTCGAACCGGGCGTGAAGTACTCGAGCATGTTCATGTTCGACCGCATGTATGCCGGCAAGATGAAGGGCGGCGTCATCTTCGGCCATAACCCGGCCATGAGCTTCCCCAACACGCACAAGGTCCGCGCGGCCCTGCAGAAGCTGGACTGGCTGGTGGTGGGCGAAGCGCACGACACCGAGACCGCGTCCTTCTGGCGCCAGCCCGGTCTGGACTCCAAGAAGATCAAGACCGAGGTCTTTCTGATGCCTTCTTGCCAGCGCGGTGAAAAGGACGGCACCACATCCAACTCCGGCCGTTGGCATCAGTGGCACTACAAGGGCTATGAGCCCATGGGGCAGAGCAAGTCCATGGGTTGGATGGTGGTCGAGATCATGAAGCGGGTGCGTGCCCTGTATGAAAAGGACAAGGGCGCCTTTGCCGAGGGCATCCTGAGCCACGATTGGCCCAAGGAATACGACGCCGAAGAAATGGCCATGCGCATCAACGGCCGTTTCACCAAGGACGTGACCATCAAGGACAAGACCTACAAGAAGGGCGACCAAGTGCCTGGCTTCCCGTTGCTGCAGGCCGACGGTTCCACCACCAGCTTGAACTGGCTGTACTGTGGCGGCTACCCCGAGGCGGGCAAGAACCTGGCCAAGCGTCGCGACCACACCCAGACACCCGTGCAGGCCAAACTCGGTCTGTACCCGAATTACACCTGGGCCTGGCCCGTGAACCGCCGCATCATCTACAACCGCGCCTCCGTCGACGTGAACGGCAAGCCCTTCAATCCCGAACTGCCCGTCATCGCCTGGGAAGACGGCAAGTGGGTCGGCGACATCCCGGACGGGCCGGCGCCGCCCATGGCCATGGAGAAGGGCGTCTATCCCTTCATCATGCATACTGAAGGCCACGGCCAGCTCTATGGCCCGGGCCGAGTGGACGGTCCGTTCCCGGAACACTACGAGCCGGTCGAAACTCCCGTGGCGAAGAATCCGTTCTCCAGCCAGCTCAGCAACCCGTGTGTCGACCTGTTCGAAAGCGACAAGGATCTGTACACCAAGCCTGCTGATCCGAAATACCCCATCGTGCTGACGACCTACAGCATGACCGAGCACTGGTGCGGCGGCGGCGATACTCGCAATACCCCGTATCTGCTCGAGGCAGAGCCGCAGCTCTATGTGGAGATGAGCCACGAACTGGCGAAGGAAAAGGGGATCAGCAACGGCGATGTGGTGGTCGTGGAGAGCATCCGAGGCAATGTCGAGGCCGTCGCCATGGTGACGGTGCGCATCACCCCGTTTACCGTTCAGGGCAAGACCGTGCACCTCATCGGTATGCCCTTCTGCTTTGGCTGGACAACGCCGGGCTGCGGCGACGCCACCAACCGGCTTCTGCCGTCCGTGGGCGAGCCGAACGTGACCATTCCTGAGTACAAGGCGTGTCTGGTGAACATCCGCAAGGCCGACAAGGTCACGGAACTGGCAAGGTAG
- a CDS encoding ABC transporter ATP-binding protein: MNMFFISRTETSHASSAPTTTSPTVTCDIEARVCAPGAEFCLQAKFEASSRRIALFGPSGSGKSLTLMALAGLLKLRIGRIEVRGRTFFDAASGLNVPARRRNVGIVFQDYALFPHLTVRENVSFGLKPFLGPLKPAHRRRVDELLELCGLGDLAGQRPNQISGGQRQRTALARALATEPDLLLLDEPFTALDQPLRERMRAELFAILERFDMPMVMVSHDLDDVDHFAQTLVAFGRGRVLDVVDYETRRRTESARQILDPLFLAAQTQTV; the protein is encoded by the coding sequence ATGAACATGTTCTTCATCAGCCGCACCGAGACCTCGCACGCCTCTTCGGCCCCAACGACAACGTCCCCGACCGTGACCTGCGACATCGAGGCCCGTGTCTGCGCACCCGGGGCGGAGTTTTGCCTGCAGGCCAAATTCGAGGCATCATCACGGCGCATCGCCCTATTCGGCCCCTCGGGCTCGGGCAAGAGCCTGACGCTCATGGCCCTGGCCGGGCTGCTCAAACTCCGGATCGGACGCATCGAGGTCCGGGGCCGGACCTTCTTCGACGCCGCCTCCGGCCTGAACGTGCCGGCCCGCAGGCGCAACGTCGGCATCGTCTTCCAGGACTACGCCCTCTTCCCGCACCTGACCGTGCGCGAGAACGTGTCCTTCGGTCTGAAACCCTTCCTCGGCCCCCTGAAGCCCGCCCACCGGCGGCGCGTCGACGAGCTGCTGGAACTGTGCGGCTTGGGCGATCTGGCCGGACAGCGCCCGAACCAGATCTCCGGCGGCCAGCGCCAGCGCACGGCCCTGGCTAGGGCCCTGGCCACGGAACCGGACCTCCTTCTCCTGGACGAGCCCTTCACCGCCCTGGACCAGCCCCTGCGCGAGCGCATGCGCGCCGAGCTCTTCGCCATCCTGGAGCGCTTCGACATGCCCATGGTCATGGTCAGCCACGACCTCGACGACGTGGACCACTTCGCCCAGACCCTGGTGGCCTTCGGACGCGGCCGGGTCCTGGACGTGGTCGACTACGAGACGCGCCGCAGGACGGAGTCCGCCCGACAGATTCTCGACCCTCTCTTTCTGGCCGCCCAGACGCAGACCGTCTGA
- a CDS encoding transposase gives MMAKINIITFNSMTFSEKTARRFFLDFCWKNHQRHCPACKNRKLYRLSDGRRRCGRCGYTFHDFSRRFLNRCAFTAQQWLWFLKLFSLDVSPAASGEQMAVSYATVLKAADTVRRAILAQALDAPRIYAAGVWPGPGNPMPEQDMVNAPVFGIIQLGGMAICDLLPDLSAENLLHFKLNFYLKTASIGQVVYTAPYKQYQSLVSCGPALWPARYVRHADKRLPVEGSPFWAFSKQRLRQLRGVPASHLPLYLKECELRYNSRDQDLVPVLAQALCAFVPRPPK, from the coding sequence ATGATGGCTAAAATTAACATAATAACCTTCAATTCCATGACTTTTTCAGAAAAAACGGCCAGGCGTTTCTTTCTGGATTTCTGCTGGAAAAACCATCAACGGCATTGTCCGGCCTGCAAAAACCGGAAATTGTACCGTCTGTCCGATGGCCGGAGACGATGCGGGCGCTGCGGCTACACATTCCACGACTTCAGCCGGCGTTTCCTGAACCGCTGTGCCTTCACGGCCCAGCAGTGGCTCTGGTTCCTGAAGCTCTTCTCCCTGGATGTCTCCCCGGCGGCCAGCGGCGAGCAGATGGCCGTCAGCTACGCCACCGTGCTCAAGGCGGCGGACACGGTCCGCCGGGCCATCCTTGCCCAGGCCCTGGACGCGCCCCGCATCTACGCTGCCGGCGTCTGGCCCGGTCCGGGCAACCCAATGCCGGAGCAGGACATGGTCAACGCCCCGGTCTTCGGGATCATCCAACTCGGCGGAATGGCCATCTGCGACCTGCTCCCGGACCTGAGCGCCGAGAATCTGCTGCACTTCAAACTCAACTTCTACCTCAAGACGGCAAGCATCGGCCAGGTTGTCTACACCGCGCCGTACAAACAGTATCAATCGCTGGTCTCCTGCGGACCCGCCCTGTGGCCCGCACGGTACGTCAGACACGCAGACAAGCGCCTGCCCGTGGAGGGTTCCCCCTTCTGGGCCTTCTCCAAACAGCGCCTGCGCCAGCTGCGCGGCGTGCCGGCCTCCCACCTCCCGCTCTACCTGAAGGAATGCGAGCTGCGCTACAATTCGAGGGACCAGGACCTCGTGCCCGTCCTGGCCCAGGCCCTGTGCGCCTTCGTGCCCAGACCCCCAAAATGA
- the modB gene encoding molybdate ABC transporter permease subunit: MDTTFLFPVQLSLRVAALATLTSLIFGVVLGWVFHRCRFPGRELVDAILSLPMVLPPTVLGYYLIVLLGRNGFLGRWLQDAFGVTLIFTWQGAVIAAAVVSFPLIFKSARAALDGVERKYEDAARTMGYPEWRVFLQVCLPLAGRGILAGTMLAFARAMGEFGATLMIAGNLPGRTQTLSLAVYSATQAGQDSLAAQLVLVISVLCTLILWVSGRLLTPKWQA; the protein is encoded by the coding sequence ATGGACACGACCTTTCTCTTCCCGGTGCAGCTCAGCCTGCGCGTGGCTGCCCTGGCCACCCTGACCTCCCTGATCTTCGGGGTCGTCCTGGGCTGGGTCTTTCACCGTTGCCGCTTTCCCGGCCGGGAACTGGTCGACGCCATTCTGAGCCTGCCCATGGTCCTGCCGCCCACGGTCCTGGGCTACTACCTCATCGTCCTGCTGGGCCGAAACGGGTTTTTGGGGCGCTGGTTGCAGGACGCCTTCGGGGTGACGCTCATCTTCACCTGGCAGGGGGCCGTCATCGCCGCCGCCGTGGTCTCCTTCCCCCTCATCTTCAAGTCCGCCCGCGCCGCACTGGACGGCGTGGAGCGCAAGTACGAGGACGCGGCCCGGACCATGGGCTACCCCGAGTGGCGCGTCTTCCTGCAGGTCTGCCTGCCCCTGGCCGGGCGCGGCATCCTGGCGGGCACCATGCTGGCCTTCGCTCGGGCCATGGGCGAGTTCGGGGCCACGCTCATGATCGCGGGCAACCTGCCCGGCCGCACCCAGACCCTGTCCCTGGCCGTGTACAGCGCCACCCAGGCCGGCCAGGACAGCCTGGCGGCGCAGCTCGTGCTGGTCATTTCCGTGCTGTGCACCCTCATCCTCTGGGTCTCGGGGCGACTGCTGACCCCGAAATGGCAGGCATGA
- the modA gene encoding molybdate ABC transporter substrate-binding protein, whose translation MKKTLLTLLLLLLALPAQAGDTLLIASGAGYKPVVDALADAYAKKSGATVERIYGNMGQVIGQAKTSGKVDLLIGEEGFLRAASLPLAESAALGRGRLVLAWPKGKDEPADLKSPAVARIAMPDPERAIYGKAAAQYLDASGLREPLKDKLLVVGTVPQVFTYLATGEVDAGFMNLTQALAAPDQIGGYREMDEKLYKPVSIACIRMENSPSPDAARTFAEFLGTDDARTIIAAHGL comes from the coding sequence ATGAAAAAAACGCTGCTGACCCTCCTGCTCCTCCTCCTCGCCCTCCCCGCCCAGGCCGGCGACACCCTGCTCATCGCGTCCGGCGCCGGCTACAAGCCCGTTGTGGACGCCCTGGCCGACGCGTACGCGAAAAAGTCCGGGGCGACGGTGGAGCGCATCTACGGCAACATGGGCCAGGTCATCGGCCAGGCAAAGACCAGCGGCAAGGTGGACCTGCTCATCGGCGAGGAAGGCTTCCTGCGCGCCGCCTCCCTGCCCCTTGCCGAGAGCGCCGCCCTCGGCAGGGGACGCCTCGTCCTGGCCTGGCCCAAGGGCAAGGACGAACCGGCCGATCTGAAGTCCCCGGCCGTGGCGCGCATCGCCATGCCCGACCCGGAGCGGGCCATCTACGGCAAGGCCGCCGCCCAGTACCTGGACGCAAGCGGCCTGCGCGAGCCCCTCAAGGACAAGCTCCTGGTCGTGGGCACCGTGCCGCAGGTCTTCACCTATCTGGCCACGGGCGAGGTCGACGCCGGGTTCATGAACCTGACCCAGGCTTTGGCCGCTCCTGACCAGATCGGCGGGTACAGGGAGATGGACGAGAAGCTCTACAAGCCCGTGTCCATCGCCTGCATCCGGATGGAAAACTCCCCGTCCCCCGACGCCGCCCGCACGTTCGCCGAGTTCCTCGGCACGGACGACGCCAGGACCATCATCGCCGCGCACGGACTGTAG
- a CDS encoding ATP-binding cassette domain-containing protein, with translation MGLCIQLRKRLPHFDLRLELSCARGELTAIVGPSGAGKSTLIRLVAGLETPDWGRIELGGRVFFDKAAGTDMPTRKRRIGMVFQDYPLFSHLTVEKNVAFSCPDKAMVDTLLTRFGIRRLARRKPEAISGGERQRAAMCQALASSPDILLLDEPFSALDAPTRKDLRRELLHLTASLNIPVLLVTHDLHEASELGDSIFPMTDGRHDPEWLTGAIAGARHAAGRLSTRVCA, from the coding sequence ATGGGACTCTGCATCCAGCTACGCAAACGTCTGCCGCATTTCGACCTGCGCCTCGAACTGTCCTGCGCACGGGGAGAGCTGACGGCCATCGTCGGCCCCTCGGGCGCGGGAAAAAGCACCCTCATCCGGCTCGTGGCCGGTCTGGAAACTCCGGACTGGGGGCGCATCGAGCTCGGCGGCAGGGTGTTTTTCGACAAGGCTGCCGGAACGGACATGCCGACGCGCAAACGGCGCATCGGCATGGTCTTCCAGGACTACCCCCTCTTCTCCCACCTGACCGTCGAGAAAAACGTCGCCTTCTCCTGTCCCGACAAAGCCATGGTCGACACGTTGCTGACCCGCTTCGGAATCCGGCGCCTGGCCCGCCGCAAGCCCGAAGCCATCTCCGGCGGCGAGCGCCAGCGTGCGGCCATGTGCCAGGCCCTGGCCAGCAGCCCCGACATCCTGCTGCTGGATGAACCCTTCTCGGCCCTGGACGCGCCCACGCGCAAGGACCTGCGCCGCGAACTCCTGCACCTGACCGCAAGCCTGAATATCCCCGTGCTGCTGGTCACCCACGACCTGCACGAAGCCTCTGAGCTGGGCGACTCCATCTTTCCCATGACCGACGGCCGCCATGACCCCGAATGGCTCACGGGAGCCATCGCAGGGGCGAGGCATGCCGCCGGCCGTCTTTCAACCCGCGTCTGCGCATAA